A region from the Chitinivibrionales bacterium genome encodes:
- the ychF gene encoding redox-regulated ATPase YchF: MGLSAGIAGLPNVGKSTLFNALCSGRAQVENYPFTTIEPNTGIVAVPDDRLSRVTLLCPTQKVVPAFLELVDIAGLVRGASKGEGLGNQFLGHIKNVNAVVHVVRCFEDSNIVHVEGGIDPVRDAGLVETELMLADLGTVERAISRVEKAAKSGDKELKEQLAVFQKAFDSLGAGVPARKMPTNAEESIALAELNLLTAKPVLYVANVDENAALKDNAHAAALRKYAAANGADMVRICGKIEAEIADLPEQERPEFLAGLGLDKSGLALLAQAIYRLLGLETFFTATPKENRAWTIAKGTHAVKAAGIIHSDFEKGFIRAEVFTLEELEHYKSEAALRAAGKVRAEGKDYVIKDGDIVFFRFNV; the protein is encoded by the coding sequence ATGGGACTTTCCGCGGGCATCGCGGGCCTGCCCAACGTGGGCAAATCCACCTTGTTCAACGCGCTGTGCAGCGGCAGGGCGCAAGTGGAGAATTACCCGTTCACCACCATCGAGCCGAACACGGGCATCGTGGCCGTGCCCGACGACAGGCTCAGCCGCGTCACGCTGCTGTGTCCCACGCAAAAAGTGGTTCCCGCGTTTCTGGAGCTCGTTGACATTGCGGGACTCGTGAGGGGCGCGTCAAAGGGCGAGGGCCTCGGTAACCAGTTTCTCGGCCACATAAAAAACGTGAATGCCGTGGTGCACGTGGTGCGCTGCTTTGAAGACAGCAACATCGTGCACGTGGAAGGCGGCATTGATCCGGTGCGCGACGCGGGCCTTGTCGAGACCGAGCTCATGCTCGCCGACCTGGGAACGGTGGAGCGCGCCATTTCCCGCGTGGAAAAAGCCGCAAAATCCGGCGACAAGGAGCTCAAGGAGCAGCTGGCGGTTTTTCAAAAGGCATTCGATTCGCTCGGCGCCGGCGTTCCCGCGAGAAAAATGCCCACGAACGCGGAAGAATCCATTGCACTTGCCGAGCTCAACCTTCTCACGGCAAAACCGGTTCTCTACGTTGCCAACGTCGATGAAAATGCCGCGCTTAAGGACAATGCTCACGCGGCTGCGCTGCGAAAGTATGCCGCGGCAAACGGCGCGGACATGGTGCGCATCTGCGGCAAAATAGAGGCCGAAATCGCCGACCTTCCCGAGCAGGAGCGGCCGGAGTTCCTGGCCGGGCTTGGCCTTGACAAATCCGGACTTGCCTTGCTCGCGCAGGCGATTTACCGGCTGCTCGGCCTTGAGACGTTTTTCACGGCAACGCCAAAGGAAAACCGCGCATGGACCATAGCAAAAGGCACCCACGCCGTAAAGGCAGCCGGGATCATTCATTCCGATTTTGAAAAGGGGTTCATCCGCGCCGAAGTGTTCACGCTGGAGGAGCTGGAGCATTACAAATCGGAAGCCGCCCTGCGGGCGGCGGGCAAGGTAAGGGCTGAGGGAAAAGACTATGTGATTAAAGACGGGGATATTGTTTTCTTTAGGTTTAATGTTTAA
- a CDS encoding class I SAM-dependent methyltransferase, whose product MIDFRNIIHIQDLIDLYHEALRFPLRDLLSRFRLRKSSRTRAAWSSIDLPGKEWGNINRIQTHISLITTGNSNREYYDYIAEKYLKARQPLIALSLGSGRGYNELRWAGYCRFREFRGIELSPKLVAFANNLAAENRHSEITFAAGNVSNITLPAGYFDAVFVQHSLHHFSRMEKVIAIVNNCLKPGGLFIVDEYAGKNRLQWPDAQLRQANELLRQMPERYRKLWKLDKVKKHVQRPGLLRMYLADPSEAVESEKIRPLLNKHFETLELKEIGGPVLCPLFHDIGANFTDDDPEAMRIVDRCIQTEMELLRRGGIASDFFMGVFAKRGK is encoded by the coding sequence ATGATTGATTTCAGGAACATCATCCATATCCAGGACCTCATCGACCTCTATCATGAGGCGCTGCGGTTTCCGCTGCGCGACTTGCTGTCCCGGTTCCGATTACGCAAGAGCTCCCGCACCAGGGCGGCCTGGAGCAGCATCGACCTCCCCGGCAAGGAATGGGGAAACATCAACCGGATCCAGACGCACATCAGTTTGATCACCACCGGTAACTCAAACAGGGAATACTACGACTACATCGCGGAAAAATATCTTAAAGCGCGGCAGCCGCTGATTGCCCTTTCCCTGGGCTCCGGCCGCGGCTACAACGAACTGCGCTGGGCCGGGTATTGCCGGTTCAGGGAATTCCGCGGGATAGAGCTTTCGCCGAAGCTGGTTGCCTTCGCCAACAATCTCGCGGCCGAAAACCGCCATTCTGAAATTACCTTTGCGGCCGGGAACGTTTCGAATATTACTCTGCCGGCCGGCTATTTCGACGCGGTTTTTGTCCAGCACTCCCTGCACCATTTCTCGCGCATGGAAAAGGTTATCGCTATTGTCAATAATTGCCTGAAGCCGGGCGGCCTCTTCATCGTTGACGAATACGCCGGTAAAAACCGGCTGCAGTGGCCGGATGCGCAGCTGCGCCAGGCCAATGAGCTGCTGCGGCAGATGCCCGAGCGCTACCGGAAATTATGGAAACTTGACAAAGTAAAAAAGCACGTGCAGCGGCCGGGCCTGCTCCGCATGTACCTCGCCGATCCCTCCGAGGCCGTGGAATCGGAAAAAATCAGGCCGCTTCTAAACAAACATTTTGAAACGCTCGAGTTGAAGGAGATCGGCGGCCCGGTGTTGTGCCCGCTGTTCCACGACATCGGCGCAAATTTTACTGATGATGATCCCGAGGCGATGCGCATTGTTGACCGTTGCATTCAAACCGAAATGGAACTTTTGAGGCGTGGGGGGATCGCCAGCGATTTTTTCATGGGCGTGTTTGCCAAAAGGGGAAAATAA